The Armatimonadota bacterium genome includes the window AGGGTGCTGACTCCGCCCTTGAGGCAGACCCGGTCTCCCACGGCGCGCCTTACTCTCTCGAGCCTCACCCCTCCGTCCACGTCAAGCGGCTCCACTGCGTCCACCCCGGTGTCAGCCATCAGGCCGAGAATCGGCTCCGAGTTCCCGCAAATGTGGAGGTAGACCTTGACGCCGAGCGACTGAAACGCCCGCGCGGCTCGATGGTGACAGGGTAGGCAGAAGCGTTCGTACATTGCCGGCGAAATGATGCTGGGGGATGCCCAGGCGTCTCCGATGTAGATGCCGTCAACACCTGCCTGAATCAGGGCCTTGCCTGCCTCTATGGAGATGTCGGTGGCGCGTTCCATCGCTTCCCGCACGAAGATGGGATCGTCGGTTAGGTCTACGAGTGCCTGATCCGACCCGCGCCACGCTGCGAGCGAGTTCATTGTCTGCCCGGCGGCGACTCCCGCCACGAACGCATCCTGCCCGACGGTTTCTACCATCCGCGTCACGGAGTCGGTGTATCCTTCCTCGACGTATGAGGATGCCTGCTTGACGGGTATCCTGTCGAGATCGCGCTTGTTCTCGAGGAGTGGCTTCGCGGCCAGAGCCACAGGCATGTCGTCCTCGGGGAGCCGCGCCGTCGGAACGCCTCTTGCGTCGAGCAGATAGGTAATCCCGTCGCAAACCGACGTTCTGGGCTGTTGGGCGCCTCTCGGAGGGCCGAATCCAATCTCGAAGCCGTCGAAGCCGAATCTGCGGTGGAGAGCGCTCAACCCCTCGTGGATCAGTTCCTGGTGCATAGCCATATCCCGGAGCTTCCTGCCCAGGACTCTCGACCCGAAGTACGCGGTCACCACTGGGAAGACGGGTACGCGGTCCACCGGCTCTTGATTCATCGCCGCCAGGACTCTCTGCTTCGGTGTCATCATGATCTGTTGCTGAGGCAGGATCATCATATCAGGGCGCATGGGGCATGTCAAAACCGTTGTACAGGAGCCTTCCGGTGTTGTAGAATGACGTGCGTCTCGAATGACGGTCCTCGACCTGGGTGCCGAGGACCGGAGAGGAATCCGATTCCCATGGGCAAGGATCGCGTGACATCGCTCGTGACCGCGCTGGTCGCCGGGGCTGTCATCTTTGGACTGTACAGGTTCCAAGCCGAATACCACGAGTACCACGACTACCTGGTGACGAATGTCGCTGCTCTGCTATGGGTGCCGATGCTGTCCGTGATGCTGATCCTGCGGCGGGAGCCCGACTCGTTCGGGTTCGGCCTTGGAGACATGCGGCACGGAATGCGTCTGGCGGCGGTTCTCTATTTCGCCGTGCTGCCGTTCCTCATCTACGCCTCCACGCGCAGTGACTTCCGTCAGTACTACCCGATTCAGAAATGGGCCGGAGACAGTCTCTATTTGTTCGCTTACTTCGAACTCACCTACGGCATGTATCTCTTCTGCTGGGAGTTCTTCTTCCGGGGCTTCACGCTGTTCGGCCTCTCCAGGTCGCTAGGAGGGTTGATTGCTGTTCTCGCGCAGGCGGCCGGGTTCGGCTTGCTGCACCTGGGCAAGCCTCCCCAGGAGGTGCTTGCTTCATTCGGTGCGGGGATCATCCTCGGCTTTCTGGCGCTGAGATCGAAGTCCTTCCTGCCGTGCTTCGTCGTCCATTGGGCGGCGGCGTTTACATTCGACGTACTGATCATCCTTGGGAAGAGGGGCGCGTTCTAACGGCTAGTATCCTCGCACCAGCGCGATGACCCGTCCTATCAGCCTGCAGTCCCGCTCACCCATCGCAATCGGGCAGTAAGCGGGGTTCTCCGGCGCGAGCACCGCGCTCCCGTCGTGCAGCCTCAACCGCTTGACCGTCGCTTCATCTCCGAGTAGCGCCGCAACAAGGTCCCCGTCATCCGCCGTCTGTTGCGCGCGGATGATGACGAAATCGCCTTCCAGGATGTGAGCGCCCACCATGCTGTCGCCCCTGACGCGCAGTGCGAAGACCGTGTCGGCATTGTGCAGCATGGATCTCGGTACGGAGAGCTCGCCCTCCATGTTGTCGATTGCCAGCAGAGGCGCGCCGGCGGCGATCGTGCCGAGTATCGGCACCCGGGCGAGACCCTCGGCAGCCGGCTCGACTGACGGACGCAGCACCTTGATGCCTCTGGAGAGGCTCTCCCTCCGGATGAAGCCCTTCCGTTCGAGCGCGTCTAGATGGACCGTGACTCCCCTGAGGCTCTTGATCCCGAACTCCGCGCCGATCTCGCGTATCGATGGGGGGTAGCCCTTTTCGTTTGTGAATCTGACGACGAACTCCAGCACAGCGCGCTGTCTGGCCGTGAGCAGTTTCGACATGGCGATCTCCTCTGAGGCAATCTCATTCGGATTGTATGCCGGACTTCCGTCTACGTCAAGCGAGTGTCTCGAACGCCCTGGCCCCATGAGCCGTCGAAGGACTCCACGACCGTTCCGTGGAATCTGCCTGGAAAGAGTCAGGCGATTCGGCTGCGAACGCTCGGCCTCTCGGAGGGAATATGAATGAACTTGTTGGGCAGAGGGTTGAGATAGCTCAGTTTGGCCGGTTCAGCTATTGGACCGGTGACGGCCCGCTGACGCTGAGCAGACAAGATGCTCCCGAACTCGGCGGCTGTCATCTGCCGGTGGACGGAGAAGGGCAGGAGGGATCGCACATCGGCGTAGAGTGGGAGAACGCCAGGCAGTTCTCCAGGGTCGAGGCTCGGTTCGCGGAAGCCTTTTCCAGAATCTGCGACGTGCGACTCCAGTACTGGGCGCACAACTGGCCCCCCGATCTCGACGGCGGTTGGACGGCCGTTGACGACCTCTTCCACGGGCGTTGGGTCACAGCGAACGGAGAGGCCGCTATCGAGGGCGATACCTGGAGTTTCGTGTTCGATCCGCTCGATATTACCGAGATTCACCGCGCGCAGGATTTCGCAGTGCATTACAGGCAGTCCCTTCGGGTGCGCCTGCTCTTCCCGGACGGTCTCAGCCCGGCAGTCGCCGAGCTGATGGTGTTCTCTGATTCCGTTTGGCGCGAGGCTGCGCTTCGTGTCGAGTTTGGTCTGTGCGAGCAGGGGGTGACCTACGCCGGACCGGTGGGAGTTCACAACGGCTGCGTCCTCTCCGCCGACGAGAGCGATCCGCGATCGGTCGCCCTGCGCGTGCTGTATGCCGACACGCGCAACTACGGCGAGGGACTGAGCATCGCCTATGCCCCCGATCGCACGGTCGTAACCGTCTCGGGGGTCGAGAGGGACTTCTCGTTCCTGGTGACTGATGCGCTCCGGGCGGGGGTCTGCATTCCGGATTTCGGTGTCTTCGTCGGCGAGGCAGGAAGGGGCGGCTACGAGGCGTGGAATGAGTCGCGGCCCGACGACGCGCCGGTCCCTATCTACGACAGGGTTCTTGACGAGCCGGAGCAAGACTACTTGCGCGCAAGCAGGGAGATCCCACAACTGATCAAGACGAGGCAGGACAAGTTCGGCAGGTACGTACCGATAGGCTGCGACGCCAACCGCCAGGAGTTCGCCGTTCGCTTCAATGGCGACGTCTTTGCCGACAAGTACGAGTTGAAACTCGTAGGGCGAGATCCCGCGAAGCTTCTCTGGCCCGGGAACAGCCTGTGGTTCAAGTTCCCGACCGGCGATCCCCCCGATTTCCGCGAGCGGGAGGACGGGACTCAGCAGTCGGCGCGGAACGGCTGCCTTCCGATCTACACGAGTGTTTGGAGGGATCGCGAGTTCATCCATGAGATGACCGTCTTCTCCGCACTGCTTCACGAATCTCCATGGGAGGAGGACAAGAAGCGGGGTGATGAGCCGATGGTCGCGCTGTCCCGCGTCGGGATACGCAACACGACCGACGAGAAGCGGCGTACAAGGTTCTGGATAGTCATAGAACAGCCCGAAAAGCTTAGCATAGATGATCAGGGTTTCGTAT containing:
- the lexA gene encoding transcriptional repressor LexA — its product is MSKLLTARQRAVLEFVVRFTNEKGYPPSIREIGAEFGIKSLRGVTVHLDALERKGFIRRESLSRGIKVLRPSVEPAAEGLARVPILGTIAAGAPLLAIDNMEGELSVPRSMLHNADTVFALRVRGDSMVGAHILEGDFVIIRAQQTADDGDLVAALLGDEATVKRLRLHDGSAVLAPENPAYCPIAMGERDCRLIGRVIALVRGY
- a CDS encoding CPBP family intramembrane metalloprotease; this translates as MGKDRVTSLVTALVAGAVIFGLYRFQAEYHEYHDYLVTNVAALLWVPMLSVMLILRREPDSFGFGLGDMRHGMRLAAVLYFAVLPFLIYASTRSDFRQYYPIQKWAGDSLYLFAYFELTYGMYLFCWEFFFRGFTLFGLSRSLGGLIAVLAQAAGFGLLHLGKPPQEVLASFGAGIILGFLALRSKSFLPCFVVHWAAAFTFDVLIILGKRGAF
- a CDS encoding uroporphyrinogen decarboxylase family protein, with product MMTPKQRVLAAMNQEPVDRVPVFPVVTAYFGSRVLGRKLRDMAMHQELIHEGLSALHRRFGFDGFEIGFGPPRGAQQPRTSVCDGITYLLDARGVPTARLPEDDMPVALAAKPLLENKRDLDRIPVKQASSYVEEGYTDSVTRMVETVGQDAFVAGVAAGQTMNSLAAWRGSDQALVDLTDDPIFVREAMERATDISIEAGKALIQAGVDGIYIGDAWASPSIISPAMYERFCLPCHHRAARAFQSLGVKVYLHICGNSEPILGLMADTGVDAVEPLDVDGGVRLERVRRAVGDRVCLKGGVSTLLLLRGTPEEVYAESTRCIEVLGPTGYILGSADDIPRDAPFENIEALVKAGRDAFRES